Proteins from a genomic interval of Bacteroidota bacterium:
- the dnaN gene encoding DNA polymerase III subunit beta: protein MKFIVSTTTLLKSLQTVGGVINSNSVLPILEDFLFDIKGGKLTVFATDLETSMSTELKVEAKENGRIAIPARILLDTLKTLPEQPLTFKIDEKTKGIEITSENGRYKLSGENADDFPKVPQPEAVTELNMSASALSRAVSETIFAVSSDDLRPAMTGVLFQVSPEGINFVSTDAHKLVKLTRADIKAAKPDQFIVPKKALGLLKAALPLSDSGVNVSFNKSNAFFAFENTRMTCRLIDANYPDYGAVIPQNNPNKLSISRLEFLNALRRISIYANKTTYQVVLSIAGSELKISSQDLDFSNEANERLACSYEGTDMEIAFNARFLIEMLGVLDSNEIEIELSTPTRAGVLRPVEKNENEDLLMLVMPVMINS, encoded by the coding sequence ATGAAATTTATCGTTTCCACTACAACCCTACTTAAAAGCCTGCAAACTGTTGGCGGAGTGATTAATTCTAATTCCGTTTTGCCGATTCTGGAGGATTTTTTGTTTGACATCAAAGGCGGAAAGCTTACTGTTTTTGCGACAGACTTGGAAACTTCTATGAGTACAGAGTTGAAGGTGGAAGCCAAGGAAAACGGCCGTATAGCTATCCCTGCAAGGATACTGCTTGATACACTCAAAACCTTGCCAGAGCAGCCCTTGACATTTAAGATAGATGAGAAAACTAAAGGTATTGAAATTACGTCCGAAAACGGCCGATACAAACTGAGCGGTGAGAACGCAGACGATTTCCCCAAGGTGCCACAGCCAGAAGCGGTTACCGAGTTGAACATGTCAGCTTCGGCTTTGAGTCGTGCAGTGAGCGAGACCATTTTCGCTGTTAGTTCCGACGACCTACGTCCGGCCATGACCGGAGTGCTTTTTCAGGTATCACCCGAAGGAATAAATTTTGTTTCTACCGATGCTCACAAATTGGTTAAACTGACTCGCGCAGATATCAAAGCTGCCAAGCCAGATCAATTTATAGTACCCAAAAAAGCTTTGGGCTTACTGAAGGCCGCTCTGCCTTTAAGTGACTCTGGAGTGAATGTGTCTTTCAATAAGTCCAACGCATTTTTTGCATTTGAAAATACTCGTATGACCTGCCGTTTGATAGATGCTAACTATCCGGATTATGGAGCGGTCATTCCTCAAAACAATCCAAACAAACTGAGCATTAGCCGATTGGAATTTTTGAACGCTTTGAGACGAATCTCTATTTACGCTAACAAAACAACCTATCAGGTGGTGTTGTCCATCGCCGGGAGTGAATTGAAGATCTCCTCCCAGGATCTGGATTTCAGCAACGAAGCGAATGAAAGGTTGGCTTGTAGCTATGAAGGAACGGACATGGAAATTGCATTCAATGCCCGTTTCCTTATTGAGATGCTTGGCGTATTGGATTCAAATGAAATTGAAATTGAACTTTCCACACCTACCCGCGCCGGAGTACTTCGCCCGGTCGAGAAAAACGAAAACGAAGATTTATTGATGCTCGTGATGCCGGTGATGATTAATTCCTAA
- a CDS encoding gliding motility-associated C-terminal domain-containing protein: MLSGLPILYLVMSIAASFHPRKDKFRLEYPTLLVISPSNNRISGEWPIGDYQEIDTLTSQFQKEIEYKMIKAIYALGLMLTSYGVFAQSLVTNNGANIYVKDGGFIIVKTGSVSNNTVGGQGLIDNLGTITVEGSVTNSATINGSGDTIRLFGDWVNNAAYTGSNSWVDMFGGDQQITGTAITTFDNLNLGGGNVVKKQTINAVTTKILALNSAELATNANEMLVSNPATAAITRNVGFVSSVGNGKLSRATNTTAAYLFPTGSPSYVGAPSIFRPIDFTPAAAGNNTYGARLVKGDATTDGYSVFSVDDQLCAVNPNFYHWLYQSSGTDAAALTMYFNPATDASWTDAAHWDAPNRWNYLGTPAGGSGLGMSTITVSGANDFTPQPFALAKRKFLLDAGNPISIPAGQSTTLNPVIGTPSFTSIVWSPPATLTCSDCQNPVATPPATTYYTITVTDDAGCVVSDSVLVTIIAEQLLIPTAFSPNGDGMNDIFRSKNDNLSKFNLQVYNRWGEKVFETDNVSDGWDGTFRTVAQGLGVYAWQCQYQFAGTTKIITAKGNVTLLR; the protein is encoded by the coding sequence ATGTTATCCGGGCTTCCTATTCTTTATTTAGTGATGTCCATCGCTGCAAGTTTCCATCCCCGGAAAGACAAATTTCGTCTTGAATATCCAACCTTATTAGTGATTAGCCCATCTAACAATCGGATTTCGGGGGAGTGGCCAATTGGTGATTATCAGGAAATAGATACTTTAACGTCCCAATTTCAAAAAGAAATCGAGTATAAAATGATAAAGGCAATCTATGCGCTTGGTTTGATGTTGACGAGTTATGGCGTATTTGCCCAGTCATTAGTAACCAACAACGGAGCTAATATATATGTGAAAGACGGCGGGTTTATCATTGTAAAAACCGGGTCTGTTTCAAACAATACAGTAGGCGGACAAGGCTTGATTGATAATCTTGGTACCATTACGGTTGAAGGTAGTGTTACCAATAGTGCAACGATTAATGGCAGCGGCGATACCATTCGTTTGTTTGGAGATTGGGTAAATAACGCTGCCTATACCGGTAGCAATAGTTGGGTGGATATGTTTGGCGGAGACCAACAAATTACCGGTACTGCTATCACTACTTTTGACAACCTGAATCTTGGAGGAGGTAATGTGGTTAAAAAACAAACCATTAACGCGGTTACTACTAAAATTCTAGCCTTGAATAGCGCTGAATTAGCTACCAACGCGAATGAAATGTTGGTGAGCAATCCAGCTACTGCTGCTATCACGCGAAACGTTGGCTTCGTGAGCAGCGTTGGTAACGGAAAGCTTTCACGTGCCACTAATACCACAGCAGCCTATCTCTTCCCAACCGGTTCTCCTTCTTATGTGGGCGCTCCTTCTATTTTTCGGCCGATTGATTTCACGCCTGCGGCTGCCGGAAACAATACCTATGGAGCTCGTTTAGTAAAAGGAGATGCCACGACTGATGGCTACAGCGTTTTTTCTGTGGACGACCAATTATGCGCAGTAAACCCCAATTTTTACCACTGGCTTTATCAAAGTAGCGGCACAGATGCTGCTGCTTTAACGATGTATTTCAACCCGGCTACTGACGCAAGCTGGACGGACGCAGCCCATTGGGATGCGCCAAATCGCTGGAACTATCTGGGAACTCCTGCCGGTGGAAGCGGTCTCGGAATGTCCACTATTACAGTGAGCGGCGCCAATGATTTTACTCCACAGCCGTTTGCGCTTGCTAAACGAAAATTCCTCCTAGATGCCGGGAATCCAATCAGTATTCCGGCGGGACAATCCACCACATTGAATCCAGTCATTGGAACTCCATCATTTACTTCTATTGTTTGGAGTCCCCCTGCCACGCTGACTTGTAGTGATTGTCAAAATCCGGTGGCAACACCCCCTGCTACTACTTATTATACTATCACCGTGACTGATGATGCCGGCTGTGTCGTCAGCGATTCGGTATTGGTTACTATTATAGCTGAGCAGTTATTAATTCCCACCGCGTTCTCTCCAAATGGAGATGGCATGAATGACATTTTTAGATCTAAAAATGATAACCTCAGTAAATTTAATTTACAGGTTTATAACCGTTGGGGCGAAAAGGTTTTTGAAACGGACAATGTAAGCGATGGATGGGATGGGACCTTCCGCACGGTGGCACAAGGTTTGGGTGTTTATGCTTGGCAATGCCAGTATCAGTTTGCCGGAACCACCAAGATAATCACGGCAAAGGGGAATGTAACGCTCCTTCGGTAA
- a CDS encoding aspartate-semialdehyde dehydrogenase → MKVAVVGATGLVGAKMLQVLEERNFPITELIPVASEKSVGNKILFKGKEYFVVDMNTAVEMRPAMALFSAGGSASREWAPKFAEVGTVVIDNSSAWRMEPNIPLVVPEVNAEILTAKDKIIANPNCSTIQMVVVLKPLHDKYKIKRVVVSTYQSVTGTGKKAVDQLMNERAGIKGLMAYPYQIDMNALPHIDAFLENGYTKEEMKMVNETKKIMGDDSIRITATTVRIPTIGGHSESVNIEFEKDFTETDVRALLAKSPGVVVYDDLPNLKYPMPILAHEKDDTFVGRIRRDESQPNTLNCWIVSDNLRKGAATNAVQIAEYLVAKNLLRTD, encoded by the coding sequence ATGAAAGTAGCGGTGGTAGGTGCAACGGGTCTGGTGGGAGCCAAAATGTTGCAGGTTTTGGAAGAAAGGAACTTTCCTATTACTGAGTTGATTCCCGTAGCGTCAGAGAAATCTGTGGGGAATAAAATACTGTTCAAGGGTAAGGAGTATTTTGTGGTGGACATGAATACGGCTGTTGAAATGAGGCCAGCGATGGCTTTATTTTCTGCGGGAGGCAGCGCTTCCAGAGAGTGGGCCCCCAAGTTTGCCGAAGTCGGCACCGTAGTGATTGACAACTCTTCTGCCTGGAGAATGGAGCCGAATATTCCTTTGGTGGTGCCTGAAGTAAATGCGGAAATATTGACAGCAAAAGACAAAATCATTGCCAATCCGAATTGCTCTACTATTCAAATGGTGGTTGTGCTAAAGCCGCTGCACGACAAATACAAAATTAAAAGAGTGGTGGTTTCCACATATCAAAGCGTAACCGGCACGGGCAAGAAGGCGGTAGATCAGTTAATGAATGAACGCGCCGGGATAAAAGGTCTTATGGCCTATCCCTATCAGATTGATATGAACGCCCTGCCGCATATTGATGCTTTTCTTGAAAACGGCTACACGAAGGAAGAAATGAAAATGGTGAACGAAACGAAGAAAATTATGGGCGACGATTCCATTCGTATCACTGCCACCACGGTACGCATTCCTACTATCGGTGGTCATAGTGAAAGTGTGAATATTGAGTTTGAGAAAGATTTTACCGAAACAGACGTTCGTGCTCTACTCGCAAAATCTCCGGGAGTAGTGGTCTATGATGACTTGCCAAACCTGAAATATCCCATGCCGATTTTGGCGCATGAAAAGGATGACACCTTTGTAGGTAGAATACGCCGCGATGAAAGCCAGCCCAATACCTTGAACTGCTGGATTGTTTCAGATAATCTGCGCAAAGGTGCTGCGACCAATGCCGTACAGATTGCAGAATATCTGGTTGCAAAGAATTTACTCAGAACGGATTAA
- a CDS encoding bifunctional hydroxymethylpyrimidine kinase/phosphomethylpyrimidine kinase, with translation MSLLTVGTVAFDAIETPFGKTDKIVGGAATYIAWSASYFSKQVNIVSVIGDDFDMNELDLLRARGVDTTGIEIKKGKKSFFWSGKYHLDMNSRDTLVTELNVLLEFNPILPDSYKGSDIVLLGNIDPALQLNVISQMEDKPKLIVLDTMNFWMTEPFIDKLKEVIGLVDVLTINDAEARQLANEYSLVKAAKKVLAMGPKYLVIKKGEHGALLFHENEVFFAPALPLEEVFDPTGAGDTFAGGFCGYLDKSRDISFENMKRAVIYGSAMASFCVEKFGTERLKTLSHHDIEGRVKDFIDLVQFDIVLED, from the coding sequence ATGAGTTTACTTACCGTTGGAACCGTCGCCTTTGACGCTATCGAAACCCCTTTTGGAAAAACCGATAAAATAGTGGGCGGAGCCGCTACTTATATTGCCTGGAGCGCTTCTTACTTTTCCAAGCAGGTGAATATAGTCTCTGTAATCGGTGATGATTTTGACATGAATGAGTTGGATTTGTTGCGCGCTCGGGGAGTAGATACCACCGGCATTGAAATCAAGAAAGGAAAGAAATCTTTTTTCTGGAGCGGAAAATATCACCTCGATATGAATAGCCGCGATACGCTAGTGACTGAATTGAATGTTTTGTTGGAATTCAATCCGATTTTACCCGATTCTTATAAAGGCAGTGACATTGTTCTGCTCGGGAATATTGATCCCGCTTTGCAGTTGAATGTGATTAGCCAGATGGAGGATAAACCAAAGTTGATTGTGCTCGACACGATGAATTTCTGGATGACCGAACCATTTATTGATAAATTGAAAGAGGTAATCGGCTTGGTAGATGTATTGACCATAAACGATGCGGAAGCCCGTCAATTGGCCAATGAGTATTCGCTCGTGAAGGCGGCAAAGAAAGTATTGGCGATGGGCCCTAAATATTTAGTGATAAAGAAAGGAGAACATGGAGCTTTATTGTTTCATGAAAATGAAGTGTTTTTTGCACCGGCACTTCCGCTGGAGGAAGTTTTTGATCCGACCGGCGCAGGCGATACCTTTGCCGGAGGATTCTGTGGCTATCTGGATAAAAGCCGCGACATCTCTTTCGAAAACATGAAACGCGCCGTTATTTACGGTTCAGCAATGGCTTCTTTCTGTGTAGAAAAATTTGGAACGGAAAGATTGAAGACTCTTTCCCATCATGATATCGAAGGCCGGGTAAAAGATTTTATTGATCTGGTACAGTTTGATATTGTGTTGGAGGATTAA
- a CDS encoding RNA pseudouridine synthase encodes MTPADLKILYEDNHIIVVNKPAGEIVQSDKSGNPGLEGVVKEYLRIQYNKAGEAFLGVAHRIDRPVSGIVIFAKRSKPLKRLNEMFREKEIKKTYWAVVANLPDPLSGHLVHWLKKNEQKNISTGYDKEVNGTSKCELDYQLLKSIDRYHLLEINPLTGRHHQIRVQLSKIGCSIKGDVKYGSKRTNPDGSISSTPAGRVYTLMKEERIIIVAPPPNEVVWNAFGME; translated from the coding sequence ATGACCCCTGCCGACCTCAAAATTCTTTACGAAGACAACCACATCATTGTCGTCAACAAGCCTGCTGGGGAAATCGTGCAGAGCGACAAATCGGGCAATCCCGGTTTGGAAGGGGTGGTGAAAGAATATCTCCGCATTCAATACAACAAAGCCGGCGAAGCCTTTCTGGGCGTGGCACACCGAATAGACCGGCCCGTGAGTGGCATCGTTATTTTTGCCAAACGCAGCAAACCGCTGAAGCGGTTAAACGAAATGTTCCGCGAAAAGGAAATCAAAAAGACTTACTGGGCTGTGGTGGCTAATCTTCCCGACCCGCTTTCCGGTCATTTGGTTCATTGGTTGAAAAAAAATGAACAGAAAAATATTTCGACCGGATATGATAAAGAGGTGAATGGCACATCAAAATGCGAACTCGATTATCAATTACTGAAAAGCATTGACCGCTACCATCTACTCGAAATCAATCCGCTTACGGGTCGCCATCATCAAATTCGCGTACAACTTTCTAAAATCGGTTGTTCCATTAAAGGCGATGTGAAATATGGCTCCAAACGCACCAACCCCGATGGTTCTATTTCCTCCACGCCCGCCGGTAGAGTTTATACACTGATGAAAGAAGAGCGCATTATCATCGTAGCCCCGCCGCCCAACGAGGTGGTTTGGAATGCCTTTGGAATGGAATAG
- a CDS encoding DUF559 domain-containing protein, with protein MKADKSNNHAYNKDHQPFANKLRKEMTKAEACLWKFALRAKGMKGYQFRRERPVLHYIADFMCMELKLIIEVDGLTHQWEETHAKDNKKDADLKAAGFIVLRFNDDEVLKNMGPVIAQIEKVIEEIEKQKIPPPSR; from the coding sequence ATGAAAGCGGATAAATCAAATAACCACGCTTACAATAAAGACCATCAACCCTTTGCAAACAAACTGCGAAAGGAAATGACCAAAGCAGAAGCCTGCTTATGGAAATTTGCCTTGCGAGCAAAAGGAATGAAAGGATATCAGTTCCGTCGCGAGCGACCGGTGCTTCATTACATTGCCGATTTCATGTGTATGGAATTGAAACTGATAATTGAAGTAGATGGTTTAACGCATCAATGGGAAGAAACCCATGCGAAGGACAACAAGAAAGATGCAGATTTGAAGGCGGCTGGTTTTATAGTCCTCCGGTTTAATGATGATGAGGTATTGAAAAATATGGGACCGGTGATAGCGCAAATTGAAAAAGTGATTGAAGAAATCGAAAAGCAGAAAATTCCACCCCCGTCCCGCTGA
- a CDS encoding SIR2 family protein, with product MEKKKVEPPKYILIQSEYTLAYTDEECLVNDKPFKKEGETTPPKELCFEIQQSFFYETFLKRHFKNVVVLTAAGTSLDNGTKETNGKTREGLWTLCQEEIDAFEDSIKEIKTKEFYTNKDIEGLLSHIILFEKLNGVIKKGETVLRETLEAKIAEACKLKLQPQAPHKDFLNKITARKPSDPRVQLFTTNYDLLFESAANQGGFVVIDGFSFTQPRKFSGRYFDLDIVNREKTRIKQEESFVSKVFHFYKLHGSLNWCKDDSKSIVQQDSPKKPLIIYPASEKYESSYEQPYFEMMSRFQQALRKENTLLVVIGFGFQDKHIQNAIIEAVEQNPSFQLIIVSYTGNDNDGIDTTSLKQFFSEEASKKVKRNVNIVYDSFSGFTKKYPSNYTYIEPNKESSQ from the coding sequence ATGGAAAAGAAAAAGGTTGAACCGCCGAAATATATTTTGATTCAAAGTGAATACACTTTGGCTTATACTGATGAAGAATGTCTCGTTAATGACAAGCCCTTTAAGAAAGAAGGAGAAACTACTCCACCAAAGGAGCTTTGCTTTGAAATACAACAATCTTTTTTTTATGAAACATTTTTGAAAAGGCATTTCAAGAATGTAGTCGTATTGACGGCAGCAGGAACTTCTTTAGACAATGGAACTAAAGAAACAAACGGCAAAACAAGAGAAGGGCTATGGACATTATGCCAAGAGGAGATAGATGCTTTTGAAGATTCAATAAAAGAAATCAAAACAAAGGAATTCTACACGAATAAAGACATTGAAGGTTTACTTTCTCATATCATTTTATTTGAAAAATTAAATGGAGTAATAAAGAAAGGCGAAACAGTTTTAAGGGAAACACTTGAAGCAAAAATTGCAGAAGCGTGTAAATTGAAGTTGCAGCCGCAAGCACCACATAAAGATTTCTTAAATAAAATTACTGCAAGAAAACCAAGCGACCCAAGAGTTCAACTTTTTACAACCAACTATGATTTGCTTTTTGAATCAGCTGCTAATCAAGGTGGCTTTGTCGTAATTGACGGATTCTCATTTACTCAACCAAGGAAATTTTCAGGAAGATACTTTGACCTTGATATTGTCAATCGAGAGAAAACAAGAATAAAACAAGAAGAAAGTTTTGTATCAAAAGTCTTTCATTTCTACAAATTGCATGGTTCATTAAACTGGTGTAAAGACGATTCAAAAAGTATTGTACAGCAAGATAGCCCTAAAAAGCCATTGATAATTTATCCCGCAAGTGAAAAATATGAAAGTTCATACGAACAACCATACTTTGAAATGATGTCAAGATTTCAACAAGCACTACGGAAAGAAAATACTTTACTTGTCGTAATTGGTTTTGGTTTTCAAGACAAGCATATTCAAAACGCTATTATTGAAGCAGTGGAACAGAATCCGAGTTTCCAACTGATAATAGTTAGCTACACTGGAAATGATAATGATGGCATTGACACAACTTCCTTAAAACAATTCTTTTCTGAAGAAGCAAGCAAGAAAGTTAAACGAAATGTAAACATTGTATATGACAGCTTCAGTGGTTTTACAAAAAAATATCCATCTAACTACACCTATATAGAACCCAATAAAGAATCAAGCCAATGA
- a CDS encoding ATP-binding protein, whose translation MNPFNHNYFLGYINEVSPQYVKVHFPSSNLLEKFSHQGVFYAGGNVGNFIVIEGEEIGFLARVIEIELPDGERKSISEKAIQHDETTFHPSGKAELLLSFSVFEPQKTEKTVSKYPAIGAKVYSCSDEQIAIYVKEFGKKKDESENVYADLGKLTSNDAACKVSMNSIFGRHCAIVGTTGGGKSWTVAKLIDEVKAKTDNKVILIDATGEYKSVFTNNVVFGIDTSFPFKYLSNSDFCFLFQEHSPNTVGALCDAIHSLKLIELVAITDGIKIGKNQDNCTRLVRDNVHKFRNCNFKIENLASQVANECVRVGRGNNYEEDSFKLGYTSHLISRINLLLNNHIVCSALGIKTTSSSETKDIITVLDDFLKPSNKKSVLRIGFEKLSYDFAIRELIVDFLSSHLLKKSREDKFIANPLILFIDEAHQFLNKRINAEDNTTFSLQNIDLIAKECRKYGLFLCLATQMPRDIPVGTLSQMGTFIVHRLINEQDKKSIENAASSANKSVLGFLPTLGEGEALLVGVDFPMPLLVKITEPEKKPQSNTPRLKSKAIK comes from the coding sequence ATGAATCCCTTTAATCATAATTACTTTTTGGGCTACATCAATGAAGTTTCACCACAATATGTGAAAGTTCATTTTCCATCTTCAAACTTATTAGAAAAATTTAGTCACCAAGGAGTTTTTTATGCTGGCGGAAATGTTGGAAATTTCATTGTGATTGAAGGAGAAGAAATCGGATTTCTTGCACGGGTAATTGAAATTGAGTTGCCTGATGGCGAAAGAAAATCAATAAGTGAAAAAGCAATTCAACATGATGAAACTACTTTTCATCCTTCTGGCAAGGCAGAGTTATTATTAAGTTTCAGTGTATTTGAACCACAGAAAACAGAAAAGACTGTTTCAAAATATCCCGCAATTGGTGCAAAAGTTTACTCATGTTCAGATGAACAAATTGCAATTTATGTAAAGGAGTTTGGAAAGAAAAAAGATGAATCAGAAAATGTTTACGCTGATTTAGGTAAGCTGACTTCCAATGATGCGGCCTGCAAAGTTTCAATGAATTCAATTTTTGGACGACATTGTGCAATAGTCGGAACAACAGGAGGTGGAAAGAGTTGGACAGTTGCAAAGTTGATTGATGAAGTAAAGGCCAAAACAGACAATAAAGTAATTCTCATTGATGCAACAGGTGAATACAAAAGTGTTTTCACTAATAATGTCGTTTTTGGTATTGATACTTCATTTCCTTTTAAATATCTTTCAAATAGTGATTTTTGTTTTCTTTTTCAAGAACACTCTCCAAATACAGTGGGCGCACTTTGCGATGCAATTCATAGTCTGAAATTAATTGAACTCGTGGCAATCACTGACGGCATTAAAATTGGCAAAAATCAAGACAATTGCACAAGGTTGGTAAGGGATAATGTTCACAAATTCAGGAATTGCAATTTCAAAATTGAAAATCTTGCATCACAAGTTGCAAATGAATGTGTAAGAGTTGGGAGGGGAAATAATTATGAAGAGGATAGTTTTAAACTTGGTTATACATCCCACTTAATTTCAAGAATCAATTTGCTTTTAAATAATCATATTGTTTGCTCGGCATTAGGTATAAAAACTACTTCAAGCTCTGAAACAAAGGACATTATAACTGTGCTTGATGACTTTTTAAAACCAAGTAATAAGAAATCAGTATTAAGAATAGGATTTGAAAAGTTATCGTATGATTTTGCAATTAGAGAACTTATCGTTGACTTTCTTTCTTCACACCTTTTAAAAAAATCAAGAGAAGATAAGTTTATCGCAAATCCTTTAATCCTTTTTATCGATGAAGCACATCAATTTCTAAATAAAAGAATTAATGCAGAAGACAATACTACATTCTCTTTACAGAATATTGACCTGATTGCTAAAGAATGTCGAAAGTATGGTTTGTTTCTTTGCTTAGCCACACAAATGCCAAGAGACATACCAGTTGGAACTCTAAGCCAAATGGGAACTTTCATTGTTCATAGGCTAATAAACGAACAGGATAAAAAATCGATTGAGAACGCGGCTTCATCAGCAAATAAAAGCGTGTTAGGATTTCTTCCAACTTTAGGTGAAGGGGAAGCATTATTAGTTGGAGTTGATTTTCCAATGCCATTATTAGTTAAGATTACAGAACCGGAAAAGAAACCGCAATCAAATACACCAAGACTTAAATCAAAAGCAATAAAATAA
- the rfbA gene encoding glucose-1-phosphate thymidylyltransferase RfbA gives MKGIILAGGSGTRLYPITYAISKQMMPIYDKPMIYYPLSVLMKAGINEILIISTPTDLPNFERLLGDGKRYGCKFSYQVQEVPNGLAQAFVLGEKFIGKDSVALILGDNIFYGSGLDQLLKSMVNPNGGVVFAYHVSDPERYGVVEFNADGKAISIEEKPVKPKSNFAVPGLYFYDNEVVQIAKNLKPSPRGEYEITDVNKQYLHDGNLQVGILDRGTAWLDTGTFDSLMQASQFVQVIEQRQGLKVGCIEEEAWRQGFISKEQLHNLAEPLMKSGYGKYLMELIS, from the coding sequence ATGAAGGGAATTATACTCGCCGGAGGGTCGGGCACCCGGCTCTATCCTATTACTTACGCCATCAGCAAACAAATGATGCCGATTTATGATAAGCCGATGATCTATTATCCGCTGTCGGTGCTGATGAAGGCGGGCATCAACGAAATTCTCATTATCTCTACTCCTACTGACTTGCCCAATTTTGAAAGATTGTTGGGTGATGGAAAGCGATATGGCTGCAAGTTTTCTTATCAAGTGCAGGAAGTTCCCAATGGATTGGCGCAGGCTTTTGTGTTGGGTGAAAAATTTATCGGCAAGGACAGTGTCGCGCTGATTTTGGGCGACAATATTTTTTATGGCAGCGGATTAGACCAACTGCTGAAATCTATGGTGAATCCAAATGGCGGGGTAGTTTTTGCCTATCACGTTTCAGATCCGGAGCGTTATGGAGTGGTCGAGTTTAATGCAGACGGCAAAGCAATTTCTATTGAAGAAAAACCGGTCAAACCAAAATCAAACTTTGCTGTTCCGGGATTATATTTTTATGATAATGAAGTGGTGCAGATTGCTAAAAATCTAAAACCCAGTCCACGCGGCGAATACGAAATCACCGATGTAAATAAACAGTATCTTCACGACGGGAATTTACAAGTAGGCATTTTGGATCGAGGTACCGCCTGGTTGGATACCGGCACCTTTGATTCGCTGATGCAGGCTTCGCAGTTTGTGCAGGTGATTGAACAAAGGCAGGGATTGAAAGTGGGTTGTATTGAAGAAGAAGCTTGGAGACAAGGATTTATTTCCAAAGAACAATTACATAACTTGGCCGAGCCTTTAATGAAAAGTGGTTACGGAAAATATTTAATGGAATTGATTTCGTAA
- a CDS encoding NAD-dependent epimerase/dehydratase family protein produces MKNKILITGGAGFIGSCLADRLIENPDNFVLLVDDLSTGNIKRLPNKKHTNWKFIKCDCNEYRDISAVMMAYRFDYVFHYAAVVGVKRTLENPVSVLRDIQGIRYVLELCKNTGVKQVFYSSSSEVYGEPFEHPQNELTTPLNSRLPYAVVKNVGEAFIRSFKQEYGLDYTIFRFFNTYGPKQSTDFVMSKFIKAAVAGHKISIYGDGKQTRTFCYKDDNIDACINAMETNTYLNDVVNIGSDNEMTVIELAQAIIKITNSKSEMVHLPALIEGDMTRRKPDIAKMKKILGRPMITIEEGIRKTIESGQYNF; encoded by the coding sequence ATGAAAAATAAAATTCTCATCACCGGTGGCGCCGGATTTATCGGTAGTTGTCTAGCCGATAGGCTGATTGAAAACCCCGACAATTTTGTGTTGCTTGTAGATGATCTTTCTACCGGAAATATCAAACGCCTGCCCAATAAAAAACATACTAATTGGAAATTCATCAAGTGCGATTGCAACGAGTATCGCGATATATCTGCCGTGATGATGGCCTACCGGTTTGACTATGTGTTTCATTATGCCGCCGTAGTGGGAGTGAAAAGAACACTGGAAAATCCGGTTTCGGTTTTGCGCGATATACAGGGTATTCGCTATGTACTAGAGTTATGTAAAAACACCGGAGTGAAACAGGTGTTCTATTCTTCTTCCTCCGAGGTATATGGTGAACCTTTTGAGCACCCACAAAACGAATTGACCACGCCACTCAACTCCCGTTTGCCATACGCGGTGGTGAAAAATGTGGGTGAAGCGTTTATTCGTTCCTTCAAACAGGAATATGGTTTGGATTACACCATCTTCCGCTTTTTCAATACATACGGTCCGAAACAGAGTACTGATTTTGTGATGTCGAAATTCATTAAAGCAGCGGTGGCAGGCCACAAAATATCTATTTACGGTGACGGTAAACAGACGAGAACATTTTGCTACAAGGACGACAACATTGATGCTTGCATCAACGCCATGGAAACAAATACGTATTTGAATGATGTGGTCAATATAGGGAGCGATAACGAGATGACAGTAATCGAACTAGCTCAAGCAATTATTAAAATAACAAACTCAAAATCAGAAATGGTTCATCTGCCCGCCCTAATAGAAGGGGATATGACCAGAAGAAAGCCGGATATTGCCAAGATGAAAAAGATATTGGGCAGACCGATGATAACAATTGAGGAAGGAATCCGCAAGACTATCGAAAGCGGACAGTATAACTTCTAA